A single genomic interval of Flavobacterium sp. N2820 harbors:
- a CDS encoding aminotransferase class V-fold PLP-dependent enzyme, whose protein sequence is MSTTTTKTELECYFDQFRKDIIGINQSFESPFGERKIIYTDWTASGRLYRPIEEKLMNQFGPFVANTHTETTVSGTAMTMAYHEARHIIKHHVNANVDDILITDGTGMTGVVNKFQRILGLRIPENLKEFTIIPDAIKPIVFISHMEHHSNQTSWLETIADVEVIPANEEGLFCMEEFKILVDKYKDRSFKIASITSCSNVTGIRTPYHEVAKIMHQNNGVCFVDFACSGPYVAIDMHPDAESYLDAIFFSPHKFLGGPGTSGVLIFNKNLYKNNVPDCPGGGTVSWTNPWGEHKYIDNIEDREDGGTPGFLQVIKTALAIQLKEKMGIKNILDREHELVDYIFSELNAIDNLHILANQHQDRLGVISFYIDDLHYNLGVKLLNDKFGIQTRGGCSCAGTYGHFLLHVDQETSHNLVCQISSGDLIQKPGWIRMSIHPTTTSDEIQLVCESIKALAANHKEWSIDYTYNPKTNEFTHKNALHSEKRMVDSWFK, encoded by the coding sequence ATGTCAACAACAACTACGAAAACGGAATTAGAGTGTTATTTTGACCAATTCAGAAAAGATATAATCGGAATTAATCAAAGTTTTGAATCGCCTTTTGGTGAACGAAAAATTATTTATACCGATTGGACTGCAAGCGGAAGATTATACCGCCCAATTGAAGAAAAGTTAATGAATCAATTTGGTCCTTTTGTAGCCAATACACATACCGAAACTACCGTTTCAGGAACTGCAATGACCATGGCTTATCATGAAGCAAGACATATTATTAAACACCATGTTAATGCTAATGTTGATGATATTTTAATTACTGACGGAACAGGAATGACAGGGGTTGTTAACAAATTTCAGCGTATATTAGGACTTCGTATTCCTGAAAATTTGAAAGAGTTTACCATAATTCCTGATGCAATTAAACCAATTGTTTTTATTTCTCACATGGAACATCATTCTAATCAAACTTCTTGGTTAGAAACTATTGCAGATGTTGAGGTGATTCCGGCGAATGAAGAAGGTCTGTTTTGTATGGAAGAATTTAAAATTTTAGTCGATAAATATAAAGATAGAAGTTTTAAAATTGCCTCAATTACTTCTTGTTCAAATGTAACAGGAATTCGTACACCTTATCACGAAGTGGCAAAAATAATGCACCAAAATAATGGTGTTTGTTTTGTTGATTTTGCGTGTTCAGGACCTTATGTAGCAATAGATATGCATCCAGATGCAGAAAGTTATTTAGATGCAATTTTCTTTTCGCCTCATAAATTTTTAGGAGGACCTGGTACTTCGGGTGTTTTAATTTTTAATAAAAACTTATATAAAAATAATGTGCCAGATTGCCCAGGAGGAGGAACGGTAAGTTGGACAAATCCATGGGGAGAACATAAATATATAGATAATATTGAGGATAGAGAAGATGGTGGTACGCCAGGATTTCTTCAAGTGATTAAAACTGCATTAGCGATACAGTTGAAGGAAAAAATGGGAATTAAAAACATTTTGGACCGAGAACATGAATTGGTTGATTATATTTTTTCAGAATTAAATGCAATTGATAATTTACATATTTTAGCCAATCAGCATCAAGACCGATTAGGCGTCATTTCGTTTTATATTGACGATTTGCATTACAATTTAGGGGTGAAATTATTAAACGATAAATTCGGAATTCAAACGCGTGGTGGTTGCAGTTGTGCAGGAACGTACGGACACTTTTTATTGCACGTAGACCAAGAAACTTCGCATAATTTAGTATGTCAAATTTCGTCGGGCGATTTGATCCAAAAACCAGGTTGGATTCGAATGTCGATTCACCCAACTACAACTTCTGATGAAATTCAGTTGGTTTGTGAAAGTATTAAAGCTTTAGCAGCCAATCATAAAGAATGGTCAATTGATTATACGTATAATCCAAAAACGAATGAGTTTACCCATAAAAATGCTTTACACTCAGAAAAGAGAATGGTTGACAGTTGGTTCAAATAA
- a CDS encoding lysophospholipid acyltransferase family protein, translated as MQLLIYLIFYPILWLISILPFPVFYVLSDFVCFLTYNIIGYRKKVVRENIALALPHLSEKERLVVEKKFYKHMCDMFLEMIKTLSISQKEIEKRFVFSNMEVYHELEKKNKSIALLCAHYASYEWVVSMNYHIHYKGFGIYKKLANPYFDKLVKQIRSKFKAELITTKETIPTIAENYKNGTLALYGFASDQSPKAHAAYHWAPFMGHIVPVHTGAEMLAKRFDMNVIFLKTKKIKRGYYEASFEILSEDAKSVPNYEITDQFLKLVEAQILEAPEYYLWTHKRWKHKNKAQ; from the coding sequence ATGCAGTTACTCATATATTTAATTTTCTATCCCATTTTATGGTTAATTTCTATATTACCGTTTCCTGTTTTTTATGTACTTTCTGATTTTGTTTGTTTTTTAACTTACAATATCATTGGCTATAGAAAAAAAGTAGTTCGTGAAAACATTGCCTTAGCATTACCCCATTTATCTGAAAAAGAACGTCTTGTCGTAGAAAAAAAATTCTACAAGCACATGTGCGATATGTTCCTTGAAATGATTAAAACACTTTCTATTTCACAAAAAGAAATCGAAAAGCGTTTTGTGTTTAGCAACATGGAAGTATATCATGAATTAGAAAAGAAAAATAAAAGTATCGCACTATTATGTGCACATTATGCGAGTTATGAATGGGTAGTTTCTATGAATTATCATATTCATTATAAAGGCTTTGGAATTTACAAAAAACTTGCAAATCCTTATTTTGATAAATTAGTAAAACAAATCCGTTCAAAATTTAAAGCAGAATTAATTACAACAAAAGAAACAATTCCAACTATTGCTGAAAACTACAAAAATGGAACATTAGCATTATATGGTTTTGCTAGCGATCAATCGCCAAAAGCACATGCTGCATACCATTGGGCGCCTTTTATGGGACATATAGTTCCTGTTCACACTGGTGCTGAAATGTTGGCCAAACGTTTTGACATGAATGTGATTTTTCTTAAAACTAAAAAAATAAAGCGTGGTTATTATGAAGCTAGTTTTGAAATTTTATCGGAAGATGCTAAATCAGTACCAAATTATGAAATTACAGATCAGTTTTTAAAACTTGTAGAAGCACAAATATTAGAAGCTCCAGAATATTATTTATGGACACACAAACGCTGGAAACACAAAAATAAAGCTCAGTAA
- a CDS encoding rhomboid family intramembrane serine protease produces MNFVVIAIIIANVLASYKAFNDSYFFRKYEFHVGSIRSGEQIRMFTSGFLHVDMQHLFFNMFTLFIFAPHVVGNLNNALFLFVYFGSLVTGNLLTLYFHKDDYYYRAVGASGAVTGIIYSAILLEPNLYMYGIIPGYIFGFAYLLFSIYGMKAKNDNIGHVAHFGGAIGGYLITLSKKPELIQNETITVVALLIPIVVLFFLQRANKL; encoded by the coding sequence ATGAATTTTGTAGTTATTGCCATTATTATAGCTAATGTTTTAGCAAGTTATAAAGCGTTTAATGATTCTTATTTTTTTAGAAAATATGAATTTCATGTTGGAAGTATTCGATCTGGAGAGCAAATTAGAATGTTTACTTCAGGGTTTTTACATGTAGATATGCAACATTTGTTTTTCAATATGTTTACGCTTTTCATTTTTGCACCCCATGTGGTGGGCAATCTAAATAATGCACTTTTCTTATTTGTTTATTTTGGAAGTTTAGTAACTGGAAACTTACTCACCTTATATTTTCATAAAGACGATTATTACTATCGTGCGGTTGGAGCTTCTGGAGCTGTTACTGGAATTATTTACAGTGCAATTTTGTTAGAACCTAATTTATATATGTATGGCATAATTCCAGGCTATATTTTTGGTTTTGCGTATTTGTTATTTTCAATATATGGAATGAAAGCAAAAAATGATAATATTGGTCATGTAGCCCATTTTGGTGGTGCAATTGGTGGCTATTTAATTACGTTATCAAAAAAACCAGAACTAATTCAAAACGAAACAATTACTGTAGTTGCTTTGTTGATTCCAATCGTTGTACTTTTTTTCTTGCAAAGAGCAAATAAATTATAA
- a CDS encoding SIMPL domain-containing protein, with protein MKKLFLVLTLLTTMVQAQEVKQIPQISVSGEGKIKVTPDEAIITVAVENTGKEAAEVKKKNDEIVDKVLKLIKQRGIPTSDYQTQRVNLYKNYDYNTKKHSYVANQTISIHLKDLSKYEKLMMDLVDSGINNIQGVEFKSSKIKEYERQARKNAMLDAKQKAEDYVSVLAGQKVGKALVISDNSYTNYPRPMYSEMKTMALADEGGMPKETLAIGEIEIVSTVTVSFVLE; from the coding sequence ATGAAAAAATTATTTTTGGTACTAACCTTACTTACAACTATGGTACAAGCGCAAGAGGTGAAACAAATTCCTCAAATTAGTGTTTCAGGTGAAGGAAAAATTAAAGTTACTCCCGATGAAGCAATCATTACAGTTGCTGTGGAAAACACAGGTAAAGAAGCTGCAGAAGTTAAAAAGAAAAACGATGAAATCGTTGATAAAGTTTTGAAATTAATCAAGCAAAGGGGAATTCCTACCAGTGATTATCAAACGCAACGTGTGAATTTATATAAAAATTACGATTACAATACTAAAAAGCACAGTTATGTTGCCAATCAAACCATTTCAATTCATTTAAAAGATTTATCTAAATATGAAAAATTAATGATGGATTTGGTTGATTCGGGAATAAATAACATTCAAGGTGTAGAATTTAAATCGTCTAAAATTAAAGAGTATGAGCGTCAAGCGCGAAAAAACGCTATGTTAGATGCCAAGCAAAAAGCAGAAGATTATGTTTCGGTTTTAGCGGGTCAAAAAGTGGGGAAAGCATTAGTGATTTCTGATAATTCATATACCAATTATCCAAGACCAATGTATTCTGAAATGAAAACAATGGCTCTTGCAGACGAAGGTGGTATGCCAAAAGAAACCTTAGCAATTGGTGAAATTGAAATTGTTAGTACAGTTACAGTAAGTTTTGTTTTAGAATAA
- a CDS encoding WbqC family protein translates to MNILIHPTYFPSISHYVAMIKTDMVTLEMEDNFQKQTNRNRMYIYSPNGVQLLNIPIKHSLDRHQKYKDVRIENDFGWQKNHFKSLEAAYRTSPFFEYFEDDFRPLFEKKHEFLMDLNLETFELVNDALGIQFSIEKTTEYFHEITHLKDYRSLANGKKDTTQIEEYTQVFNEKHGFLNNLSILDLLFNEGRYAVDYLKNQQL, encoded by the coding sequence ATGAACATTCTAATACATCCTACATACTTTCCGTCTATTAGTCATTACGTTGCGATGATTAAGACTGACATGGTTACTTTAGAAATGGAAGATAACTTTCAAAAACAAACCAACAGAAATAGAATGTACATTTACAGTCCAAACGGTGTTCAATTGCTAAATATTCCTATAAAACACAGTCTTGACAGACATCAAAAATACAAAGATGTTCGTATTGAAAACGATTTTGGATGGCAAAAAAATCATTTTAAATCATTAGAGGCTGCCTACAGAACTTCCCCTTTTTTTGAATATTTTGAAGATGATTTTCGTCCGTTATTTGAAAAAAAGCACGAATTTTTAATGGATTTGAATTTAGAAACCTTTGAATTAGTAAACGATGCATTAGGAATACAATTTTCGATTGAAAAAACAACCGAATATTTCCATGAAATAACCCATTTAAAAGATTATAGATCACTTGCAAACGGTAAAAAAGACACTACTCAAATTGAAGAGTACACGCAAGTTTTCAATGAAAAACATGGTTTTCTCAATAATTTAAGTATTTTAGATTTACTTTTCAACGAAGGAAGATATGCCGTAGATTATTTAAAAAATCAACAATTATAA
- a CDS encoding four helix bundle protein, producing the protein MHKFSFEKLDVWIESKELTKTIYNLTISFSDCEKFGLVSQLRRASVSICSNIAEGTSRISDKDKAHFISMSYSSTMEVLNQLILSFELDYIDETNYINCRNQINSISNKLNALRNYILKNKN; encoded by the coding sequence ATGCATAAATTTTCATTTGAAAAATTAGATGTTTGGATTGAATCAAAAGAGTTAACAAAAACAATTTATAATTTAACTATATCTTTTTCTGATTGTGAAAAATTTGGACTTGTTTCTCAATTAAGAAGAGCTTCCGTTTCTATTTGTTCAAATATTGCGGAAGGAACTTCAAGAATTTCAGATAAAGATAAAGCACATTTTATTTCTATGTCTTATAGTTCAACAATGGAAGTTTTAAACCAATTAATACTTTCTTTTGAATTAGATTATATTGATGAAACAAACTATATTAATTGTAGAAATCAAATAAATAGTATTTCAAATAAATTGAATGCTTTAAGAAACTATATTCTAAAAAACAAAAACTAA
- the lepB gene encoding signal peptidase I — MEISGWLLFILFVQVIHGIGTWKLYVKAGRKVWEAFVPIYNGIVLMQIINRPKYWILLLFIPVINLFLFPIIWIETLRTFGKKSTLDMVLGVVTLGFYIAYVNYTQEVTYHANRDLTPPNKTMDTLGSLSFAIVVATIVHTYILQPFVIPTSSLEKSLLVGDFLLVSKFHYGARTPMTPIAAPMVHDTIPVVKVKSYVSKPSLPYFRFPALQSIERNDIVVFNWPTDTLFHMYKAADKRYDKPIDKKTNYVKRCTAIPGDKIEIKEGIVFINGKESILPERAKPQFSYKVAWDGTTPVNLDYIKEELKITDAFGQIAKDTLVFSALPLESVERLKSIPGLTKVERIIHKEVDKTIFPGTKDWNVDNLGPIYIPQAGKTVELNNETLPFYKKVISEYEGKDLKVNGNEIRIDGKVTTSYTFEQDYYWMMGDNRHNSLDSRYWGFVPADHIVGKPIFIWMSIEGINDGIKNWSIRGNRLFTTVSGTGQPQSYFKYFLFALAGYFAFDYFRNKKKKKEENNV; from the coding sequence ATGGAAATATCAGGTTGGTTACTTTTTATCTTATTCGTTCAAGTAATTCACGGAATTGGAACTTGGAAATTATATGTAAAAGCAGGTAGAAAAGTATGGGAAGCCTTTGTACCCATATACAACGGAATTGTATTAATGCAAATTATAAATCGTCCGAAATATTGGATTTTACTACTTTTTATTCCAGTTATTAATTTGTTTTTATTTCCAATAATTTGGATTGAGACATTGAGAACTTTTGGTAAAAAATCAACTTTAGACATGGTTCTAGGTGTGGTTACACTTGGTTTTTATATCGCTTATGTAAATTACACCCAAGAAGTAACTTACCATGCTAATCGCGATTTAACACCGCCTAACAAAACAATGGATACTTTAGGTTCGCTTTCGTTTGCAATTGTAGTGGCAACAATTGTTCATACCTACATTCTACAACCTTTTGTTATCCCAACGTCTTCACTAGAAAAATCATTATTAGTTGGTGATTTTTTATTGGTAAGTAAATTTCATTATGGAGCAAGAACACCAATGACACCAATTGCTGCACCAATGGTTCATGATACTATACCTGTAGTTAAAGTAAAATCATATGTATCAAAACCTTCGTTACCTTACTTTAGATTTCCGGCATTACAATCTATCGAGCGTAATGATATTGTAGTGTTTAACTGGCCTACAGATACTTTGTTTCACATGTACAAAGCTGCTGATAAACGATATGATAAACCAATTGATAAGAAAACCAATTACGTAAAACGCTGTACAGCTATTCCAGGAGACAAAATTGAAATTAAAGAAGGTATTGTTTTTATTAATGGAAAAGAATCTATTCTTCCAGAAAGAGCAAAGCCTCAGTTTTCTTACAAAGTAGCATGGGATGGTACAACACCTGTAAATTTAGACTACATTAAAGAAGAATTAAAAATTACTGATGCATTTGGACAAATTGCAAAAGACACGCTTGTATTCAGTGCTTTACCATTAGAATCTGTTGAACGTTTAAAAAGTATACCTGGTCTTACTAAAGTCGAACGAATAATTCACAAAGAAGTTGATAAAACAATATTTCCTGGTACAAAAGACTGGAATGTAGACAATTTAGGACCTATTTATATTCCTCAAGCGGGCAAAACAGTGGAACTAAACAACGAAACTTTACCTTTTTACAAGAAAGTTATTAGTGAATATGAAGGTAAAGATTTAAAAGTAAATGGAAACGAAATAAGAATTGATGGAAAAGTAACCACTTCATACACTTTTGAACAAGATTATTATTGGATGATGGGAGACAATCGTCATAACTCATTAGATTCTCGCTATTGGGGATTTGTACCCGCTGACCACATTGTTGGAAAACCAATTTTTATTTGGATGAGTATTGAGGGCATTAATGATGGTATTAAAAATTGGAGCATTAGAGGAAATAGATTATTTACAACCGTTAGCGGAACTGGGCAACCACAATCTTATTTTAAATATTTCTTATTTGCTTTAGCAGGCTATTTTGCTTTTGACTATTTCAGAAATAAGAAAAAGAAAAAAGAAGAGAATAATGTTTAA
- the dapB gene encoding 4-hydroxy-tetrahydrodipicolinate reductase, translating into MKIALLGYGKMGKVIEKIALERGHEIVLKKDHDSTFAGIENADVAIDFSVPDSAVVNISECLNSGIPVISGTTGWLTDYPKMVELCNAKNGSFIYGSNFSLGVNVFFELNEYLAKMMTNLKQYNVSMEEIHHTQKLDAPSGTAITLAEGVIKHTDYANWTLETPISNEIHIEAKRIENVPGTHSIFYDSEVDQIEIKHTAHSREGFALGAVIAAEWLVGKKGVFTMKDVLGLNSK; encoded by the coding sequence ATGAAGATAGCACTTTTAGGTTACGGAAAAATGGGAAAAGTTATTGAAAAAATAGCTTTAGAACGCGGTCATGAAATTGTATTAAAAAAAGATCATGATTCCACATTTGCAGGCATAGAAAATGCTGATGTAGCGATTGATTTTAGTGTACCAGATAGCGCTGTTGTAAATATTTCAGAATGTTTAAATAGTGGAATTCCTGTGATTTCAGGAACTACTGGCTGGTTAACAGATTACCCTAAAATGGTTGAATTATGCAACGCAAAAAACGGAAGTTTTATTTATGGTTCCAACTTTAGTTTGGGCGTAAATGTGTTTTTTGAATTGAATGAATATTTAGCAAAAATGATGACCAATTTGAAACAATACAACGTTTCAATGGAAGAAATTCATCACACGCAAAAATTAGATGCCCCAAGTGGTACTGCAATAACATTAGCTGAAGGTGTAATAAAACATACCGATTATGCAAATTGGACATTGGAAACACCAATTAGTAACGAAATACACATTGAAGCTAAACGCATTGAAAATGTACCAGGAACACACAGTATTTTTTATGACAGTGAAGTAGATCAAATCGAAATCAAACATACTGCTCACAGCAGAGAAGGTTTTGCATTAGGAGCCGTAATTGCTGCCGAATGGTTGGTTGGTAAGAAAGGTGTTTTCACAATGAAAGATGTTTTGGGGTTGAACTCAAAATAA
- a CDS encoding DUF5683 domain-containing protein has product MSFQGNAQEELPLRPADTVKTIINPNAPAKAAFYSALVPGLGQAYNKKYWKIPIVYIGLGVGIYSYTWNQKKYQGFRGEYKKRLAGTSLGEDDPTYGIYSDDKLIRGQKFHQRNRDLSALITAGIYILNIVDANVDAHLMQFNVNDNLSVKPDLNQNELDYKYNYGLTLTYNF; this is encoded by the coding sequence TTGAGCTTTCAAGGAAATGCACAAGAAGAATTACCGTTACGTCCTGCTGATACTGTTAAAACAATTATCAATCCAAATGCACCAGCAAAAGCAGCATTTTATTCAGCATTAGTGCCCGGATTAGGACAAGCGTACAATAAAAAATATTGGAAAATTCCTATTGTTTACATTGGATTAGGTGTTGGTATTTATTCTTACACTTGGAATCAAAAAAAATATCAAGGCTTTAGAGGTGAATATAAGAAACGTTTAGCTGGAACTTCACTTGGCGAAGACGATCCAACTTATGGTATTTATTCTGATGACAAATTAATAAGAGGTCAAAAATTTCACCAAAGAAATCGTGATTTATCGGCATTAATTACAGCCGGAATTTATATTTTAAACATAGTCGATGCCAACGTTGATGCACACTTAATGCAATTTAACGTGAATGATAATTTATCAGTAAAACCCGATTTAAACCAAAACGAATTGGATTACAAATACAATTATGGTTTGACGCTTACCTATAATTTTTAA
- a CDS encoding ParB/RepB/Spo0J family partition protein: protein MTKAVKKQALGRGLSALLKDPDNDIKSVEDKNADKVVGSIIELDIESIEINPFQPRTNFNEETLQELAKSIKELGVIQPITVRKLDFNNYQLISGERRLRASKLIGLKTIPAYIRLANDNESLVMALVENIQRHDLDPIEVAISYQRLIEEINLTQEELSERVGKKRSTITNYLRLLKLDPIIQTGMRDGFISMGHGRALINIDNQDIQSDIYHKVVTQNLSVRETEALVKNYQDSLKPKAAKSAKGNAFDIREDEKKAFANYFGTKVEVKVAGNGKGKITIPFHSEEDFNRILKLINS from the coding sequence ATGACAAAAGCGGTAAAAAAACAAGCCTTAGGAAGAGGTTTATCGGCTTTATTAAAAGATCCTGATAACGATATTAAATCGGTTGAGGATAAAAATGCTGATAAAGTTGTAGGAAGTATTATTGAATTAGACATTGAATCGATTGAAATCAACCCGTTTCAACCTAGAACAAATTTCAACGAAGAAACATTACAAGAATTAGCCAAATCAATTAAAGAATTAGGTGTAATTCAACCCATTACGGTTAGAAAATTAGACTTCAATAACTACCAACTAATTTCGGGAGAGCGTCGTTTGCGTGCTTCAAAATTGATTGGATTGAAAACCATCCCTGCATACATTCGTTTAGCAAATGACAATGAATCATTGGTTATGGCTTTGGTAGAAAATATCCAAAGACATGATTTAGATCCAATTGAGGTAGCTATTTCATACCAACGCTTAATCGAAGAAATCAATTTAACCCAAGAAGAATTGAGCGAGCGCGTAGGAAAAAAACGTTCGACAATTACTAATTATTTGCGCTTATTAAAATTAGACCCAATCATTCAAACTGGAATGAGAGATGGATTTATATCTATGGGTCACGGAAGAGCATTGATTAATATTGACAATCAAGACATTCAAAGCGATATTTACCATAAAGTAGTGACTCAGAATCTTTCGGTTAGAGAAACAGAAGCTTTGGTAAAAAATTATCAAGATAGTTTAAAACCTAAAGCTGCAAAGTCTGCAAAAGGCAACGCATTTGACATCAGAGAAGATGAGAAAAAAGCATTTGCAAACTATTTTGGAACAAAAGTTGAAGTAAAAGTAGCTGGTAACGGAAAAGGAAAAATTACTATTCCATTTCATTCAGAAGAAGATTTTAATCGCATCTTAAAATTAATCAATTCGTAG
- a CDS encoding ParA family protein: MGKIIAIANQKGGVGKTTTSVNLAASLGVLEKKVLLIDADPQANASSGLGIDVESVEIGSYQVLEHSATPEEATVSCSAPNVMVIPAHIDLVAIEIELVDKENREYMLKKALESVKDKYDYIIIDCAPSLGLLTLNALTAADSVVIPIQCEYFALEGLGKLLNTIKSVQKIHNPNLDIEGLLLTMYDSRLRLSNQVVEEVQKHFNDMVFDTIIQRNIKLSEAPSFGESIINYDATSKGATNYLNLAEEIIKKNQ, encoded by the coding sequence ATGGGTAAAATCATTGCAATTGCCAATCAAAAAGGTGGTGTAGGAAAAACAACTACTTCAGTTAACTTAGCGGCGTCTCTTGGTGTTTTAGAAAAAAAAGTACTTTTAATTGATGCAGACCCACAGGCAAATGCCAGTTCGGGTTTAGGAATCGATGTAGAAAGTGTCGAAATCGGATCGTATCAAGTGCTAGAACATAGCGCAACTCCAGAAGAAGCTACAGTTTCATGTTCTGCTCCAAATGTTATGGTTATTCCAGCTCATATTGACTTGGTAGCTATAGAAATTGAATTAGTAGATAAAGAAAATCGTGAGTACATGCTTAAAAAAGCATTAGAAAGTGTAAAAGACAAATACGATTACATCATTATTGACTGTGCTCCTTCATTAGGATTATTAACATTGAATGCACTAACAGCTGCTGATAGTGTAGTTATTCCAATTCAGTGCGAATATTTTGCTTTGGAAGGTTTAGGCAAATTATTGAATACCATTAAAAGTGTACAAAAAATTCACAATCCAAACTTAGATATTGAAGGATTATTACTCACTATGTACGATTCACGCTTGCGTTTATCAAATCAGGTAGTGGAAGAAGTCCAAAAACACTTTAACGATATGGTTTTTGATACCATTATCCAAAGAAATATTAAATTGAGTGAAGCACCAAGTTTTGGCGAAAGCATTATTAATTATGACGCAACAAGCAAAGGCGCGACTAATTATTTAAACTTGGCAGAAGAAATTATTAAGAAAAATCAATAA